The window gaagggctggtgcactaggggtccccctggaaaccgtggggagcgacgagcaccccggcctgtgagtggccagcaggaagatgtatgccaagcggcgcaagtgtgacctgctggagctgtgcaagcagagggggctgcacccagggagacgcaccaaggaccagctgattgcccagctggaggagggagaccgcttgaatgaacggagccctgtctctgagggaagcagcctggcaggtaCAGCgtaggcaccagtgtctgtcctcgctgggagtggtcagccggcggctgagggcttcccgagacccccgcttcctaggcctaggggaagggcgaggaggagcccagcgaataccaaGGGCACTGTGAcacccctggccagcaggggagcctcccgGTGAAGCTCACCCGCCAGCatgggatcctcccggcgacgctcggcatccgtggagcggaagTAGCTGAAATgggagagagctaaaactgagagagctggaggattgtgagagacagagagaacatgaggagagacaaagacagcgggaactggaggagaaagagcgACAGCGTcatcatgagctggaactggGGAGGCAGAGGGGCAGCGGGGCCCCCGGCTacagtgagtgagggggggcctaggactgcgcggagctttgagaagtgcatcctggcccagcttaagaagggggaggacatggatgacttcctggaggcctttgagacggcctgcgagctgcaccaggtagctcCGGCAGACAGGCTCcaggttctcacccccttactggaccccaaggccgtggcattgtaccgccagctgggagaggagcagAAAGGGAACTAGGAACcattcaagcaggccctgctgcgcgagtttgggctgactcctgagatgtaccgggagaggttccggagtcaggataaaacccctgaggtatCATATCTGCAACTGGCCGTCCACATGGAAGGATACGCCAGCAAGTGAGCAGATGGGGCTCAGTCAAAgagggacctggttaaactgctggtactggagcaactgtatgagcagtgcccatccgacctgacgctgtggttgagggaccaaaagccagagaacccgcgacatgcagggcagctggctagtgagtttgtgaagagccggtcggggagtggcagggaggagtcccaaaggaacaggcccgccACGATGCAGGGAGAGactcatcctgggacctcccgaAGGAGGAAtagggagaaccccctcccaaggggaacgcCCAGCATCAGGGACAACCGACCGGTTCGAGGGGACCAATGGGACATCAGCTGCTATCAATGTGGCCAGAGGGGACACAGACagtcccagtgccccaggctcaaGGTCAGACTGAGCAGACTGACCCCACACTGGATTAACTGGGTAGAGACCCAGCTGGATGAGGGGCAGCGTTTGCAGAAAAGGGGGGCTGGCTGCATACcacctgtcacggagtccccgggcgatgctctggaactgctccccaccaagccagtcaggactttggggagcctcctctcccttggagcagacttgttcagggcaagaagctcacacggcttcacctcctgggtctctccttggagcattcagcatcctctgcccctccatgcgatTCCCACAGCGAgaccgcctcagtggggtcctggggaagccaccgggtcctgcacccccactttgcagtcagacgtgactctcagccagccagtaaaacagaggtttattcgatgacaggaacagggtctaaaagagcttgtagatacagcgaaccggacccctcggctgggtccattctggggcagtGAATCAGACCCCctacgtctgcacttcactcctcgaccccagccagctccagactaacaacccctcccagcccctcctctctcctcagcccctttcccgggccaggaggtcacctgatccctttgtctccaacaccttcagctggcacctttgcagagcaggggcccaggccatcagttgctaggagacagagtgtcaggcatttaggtgcactggtcctttgctctgccagatacttaagaactgccatggggacactgaggcaccaacacagtattcagagaaaacattaagaacgttcccagttcgtcacatctctccccccttcgagaccaaactgagcgaggtcactccagccagtcacctggggaagttcgaacccaccaacgttcccatggatgccccagcatctctcccattccttggtgtgagttacatcaggacagtccagtctcacgccctcccttaggtcgggtgtgcttgatggcacttgcaggccgcatgtgggaaggtttatgcagcccacaccctttgccaccccagtacccctggggttcaaactgggattgggtcttttcccagccctctggtctgtgattcgggctgtcttggttaagagcccccatcttggccttggccagctctgggcttgggcagccgtttcccactttgtggcccagacacaacacctctgccgtccccccttgcactttccagcttttaccgtcagtcccacctccttgaggcagcccagcccccccttcacctgggacacctgttcctcccaggtctggctaaagatgcacatgttatcagtgtctgccagggccaagttctccatcctcctcagcttgtctagaatctccccaggcctaggcatggggtcggcatcggacactgtgatggctttaagcttccgatagcccccataaaaccagatcttcctgtctcccttggggatcagccccacgggtgaggcccatgggctgtaaaacggctggatcccatctaaagccagcaggtccttgacctctctctccaggttctgggctgctttcccagtgactctgaacggggaacacctgatggggagattggctcccacctcggggaagagatcccccaaggggtcttcccccttctccatccaatcctcccccttcaggtccaggggtcccctcactctcctcccatccagcagctcaaatgggaagaaccatgtggattcctggggcaccaccagctgcctcccgattccccccagttctacttccccttggggagcccattcccggtacaggaatcccttctcctgcaggactctgtccctgcagccttccccaagggggtttgcagcgctgtggccagcaagtttcctcagcttctccaaggagggatccttctgcagctcggtctgggattcagcagctggggcagggagtgggacctgttcCCTCTTGCtcgctgggcctggggtcacagcccccctgagccctgtccctggtagctcccttcctgctgtgtaatcacttcccagcagcacgtctagaccaggcaaacctggttggcagccgacctgccctgcctgggtgtccccccactcagctggggtctcagctccccccgtgctcagcgctgcccttgctgtcccagtgggggcaggcagcgagctccttgctctggtcccagcatcagaaccagcgtgagccccctctccggtgtggaggggggcggggagcatctctccctcccactcagccccagggagcTCGTTACAggcaggcaggtatcctgagcccagcagcccctcccccctgccagctgggtcatttgcattttcactgaccatttccctcctagccaattggttccctgaatttgaattcaaacccttggCCGTTACAGGagtggggcctggatcctgtcctatGGGGAGACAGTCGCCCCCAAACAGGGCCTccgagccgatatcctggagaacctcaacgaccagccagcccgacgcctcctgggtctgcacagggatctgggccataggcagggcgaggggcttcaccccagggaattTCACCCAGGTCcgacagtccctcagcatctggggctgcaccaccacagttctctctgtcccagggtctcgcccccgcaggcgtgtttccccactgacccctgggcagccccctatgtctctctgatccaccatcaccagtccacgctgctgctgcttctcctgcagcttttccttgggctcttgctctctctcatggtcctcttgctctctcgggctctgctcccatcccatccgtctccaatctcctgatggggaacccaatcgtgaagacccttgtctgattggggaccaaactcccggggatgcctggctgatgctccagctgctctcagatcctcttgtagccccatctgggccaggaatctgctcctcagagcggtcctcttcctccaactgcatgattaactgtgccttgatgaacgtccccatgcgtaaccctctctttgtgcacaggatcacaatgtccttctcaaggagatggtgataggccatcacttcaccgttcccaagtggctctggactcacaggcctgtgtgctcttggctcccccatggtttccaggaagaacccctggtgtgccagcccttcttgtgatcaccacctctttgccagggtcgagttGCAGACTTCTCCGccactgggactgctcctgcaatcccccggggaaccctgctactgcaaaaatccttctctctcccagggtcgagcggcaagctcctccgcccctgagaccgctccaacagtccttctcgctggtcacacactcccagaggttaactgccccctgaaaccatccctctctgagccttcagcacgcctggtcctcattatccctcctttgttttactgctccccagtcacttactgcaagcagcgccattcacggggtgcagtacgtcccgccgctgccaccagttgtcacggagccaccgggcgatgctctggaacagctccccaccaagccagtcaggactttggggagcctcctctcccttggagcagacttgttcagggcaagaagctcacacggcttcacctcctgggtctctccttggagcattcagcatcctctgcccctccgtgcgcttcccacagcgagcccgcctcagtgcggtcctggggaagccaccgggtcctgcacccccacttcgcagtcagacatgactctcagccagccagtaaaacagaggtttattcgatgacaggaacagggtctaaaacagagcttgtagatacagcgaaccggacccctcggccgggtccattctgggggagtgagccagacccccacgtctgcacttcactcctcgaccccagccagctccagactaacaaccccctccagcccctcctctctgctcagcccctttcccgggccaggaggtcacctgatccctttgtctccaacaccttcagctggcacctttgcagaggaggggcccaggccatcagttgctaggagacagagtgtcaggcatttaggggcactggccctttgctctgccagatacttaagaactgccatggggacactgaggcaccaacacagtattcagagaaaacgttaagaactttcccagttcgtcacaccacctgtgaaggagggaggaggtccccaggtcagctcctctggggggctggatgctccaggctccaagtttttggtttacagggtgggaacggggctgcccctccggagaaagtgccttgttcccctggaggtagatgggagggaggtcactgggtactgggacacgggcgcagaggtgacgctggcctggCCCGAGGTGGTGGTCTCAGATCGAATGGTGCCCGACACCCACCTGACGCTGATGGGTgtgggtgggaccccattcaaggtgcccatggtgagggtacacctgaagtggggggccaaggagggccccaaggacttgggggtacacccacatttgcccacggaggtgttaataggggggggacctggaggtctggccaagcaacgcccggggtgccctggtcgtgacccatAGTCAGAGTCGGCGCAGGGCACTGcgccccgacaacggggaagggacTCTACCCgaggcgcaggaccctaacctgggggggagggaaagcccagggacacggctcagagaggctggggcctcagacccagccagcgagaaagagcaggtccccatccctgtcccagctgctgagttccaggccgagttgcagacagaaccctccttgcggaggccaagggacctggctgacctcagtgcggtacagtccatgaggagaggttgcgaGGAGAGGTTGCAAAGAGAGGTTCCTGTAGGGGAAGGAGTTCCTGTACAGAGAACGGgttcccccaggggaagtagagtcatgggggatcaggaggcagctggtgattccccagaagtttcatcacaagctgctgtacctggcccatgacatccctctcgcagggcaccagggaatccggcacACCAGgtagaggctgctacagaacttttactgaactggggtctttacccatgtccgacagtactgccgatcctgtgacccctgccagagggtggggaaggcccgggacaagaggaaagcggctttgaggcctttgcTCATCATAGAAGAatctttccagaaggtggccatggacatagtgggacctctcagcaagacgacccagtcggggaagaaatacattctggtggtggtaaatttcgccactcgctaccctgaggtggtggccttgtcctctattgaaGCAGGTACCATGGCAGAagtgctgctgaccattttcagcctggtggggttccccaaggaggtcttaacggaccaggggtccaacttcatgtcagccctgctccggtgcttgtgggagaaatgtggggtccagcacaactgggcctcagcgtttCACCCACAGTCCAATGggctggttgaaaggttcaacgggacgctgaagatgatgctaaaaacatttatgaaccagcacctgcaggattgggacaagtacttacctcacttgctgttcgcgtatagggaggtaccccaggaatctaccgggttttcacctttcgaactgttgtatggaaggtgggtgagggggcccctagacctgatgagggacgaatgggaggggaagaccgctcccgagggagagtcagtagtggagtatgtcctgaccttccgggaaagactggccgagctcatgggcctggccagggagaatctggcctgagcccagaggaagcagaaggtctggtatgaccgcacggcacgggcccgtgccttcgccaccggggatcaggtgatagttct of the Gopherus flavomarginatus isolate rGopFla2 chromosome 1, rGopFla2.mat.asm, whole genome shotgun sequence genome contains:
- the LOC127051249 gene encoding uncharacterized protein LOC127051249, giving the protein MEKGEDPLGDLFPEVGANLPIRCSPFRVTGKAAQNLEREVKDLLALDGIQPFYSPWASPVGLIPKGDRKIWFYGGYRKLKAITVSDADPMPRPGEILDKLRRMENLALADTDNMCIFSQTWEEQVSQVKGGLGCLKEVGLTVKAGKCKGGRQRCCVWATKWETAAQAQSWPRPRWGLLTKTARITDQRAGKRPNPSLNPRGTGVAKGVGCINLPTCGLQVPSSTPDLREGVRLDCPDVTHTKEWERCWGIHGNVGGFELPQVTGWSDLAQFGLEGGRDVTNWECS